One Planktothrix tepida PCC 9214 DNA window includes the following coding sequences:
- a CDS encoding DUF309 domain-containing protein translates to MTEEIPLAFWQGVEEFNQQEFYTCHDTLEALWMEASEPEKKFYQGVLQIAVGLYHLSQKNWKGAVILMGEGLGRLNYYYPDYSGINVEQFIDETSQLLKALQNAGAENVETFLPLMQPQGTVQGLKLPKIQKVIGNGE, encoded by the coding sequence ATGACAGAAGAAATTCCCCTGGCGTTTTGGCAAGGTGTTGAAGAATTTAACCAACAAGAATTTTATACTTGTCATGACACCTTAGAAGCGTTATGGATGGAAGCCTCAGAACCGGAAAAGAAATTTTATCAAGGCGTTTTACAAATTGCCGTCGGACTCTACCATTTAAGCCAAAAAAATTGGAAAGGGGCTGTTATTTTAATGGGGGAAGGACTGGGACGCTTAAACTATTATTATCCTGATTATAGTGGAATTAATGTTGAACAATTCATCGATGAAACCAGCCAACTTTTAAAAGCATTACAAAACGCTGGTGCTGAAAACGTTGAGACGTTTCTTCCTTTAATGCAACCTCAAGGAACTGTTCAAGGTTTAAAATTACCCAAAATTCAAAAAGTGATAGGGAATGGGGAATAG
- a CDS encoding DUF58 domain-containing protein, which translates to MKNHRFRLQHWLESHWVAPAYAGGLLMALSIFFFGAATNTMAGWLYVISGISFALLAIAAILPQRSLISLQVQREIINPVSVGDDLTLELTIKNASNQAKTLIQVQDLLPPNLGQSATVIELLPAHKSYQWVTYIPTQKRGIYHWMGVKLRTATPLGLFWCSRERKVPASAIVYPLVLPLTTCPLIDEIGKEYNPNIYEHRQFQMATEGVTRTLRPYRYGDPTRLIHWRSSARYGELRVRELETSHGGQEIIIALDSSFFWQPDDFEQAVIAAASLYFYACHSQLNVQLWTAKTGLVYGNRVVLHTLADVNPGEDVFVKEPPNYPIIWLTQNPASLRTLPLGSRWLLWPSDSQLTSQTHDQIQKLSHLGLEIKLDLSLQSQLQSSLKLSNL; encoded by the coding sequence ATGAAAAACCATCGATTTCGCCTACAACACTGGTTAGAATCCCATTGGGTCGCCCCAGCTTATGCAGGGGGATTACTCATGGCATTATCCATCTTTTTCTTTGGTGCAGCTACAAATACCATGGCAGGATGGCTTTATGTTATTAGTGGTATTAGTTTTGCTTTATTAGCCATTGCTGCAATTTTACCCCAACGTTCTCTTATTTCTCTACAAGTTCAACGAGAAATCATTAATCCCGTTAGTGTTGGAGACGATTTAACCCTAGAATTAACGATTAAAAATGCCAGCAATCAAGCTAAAACTCTGATTCAAGTTCAGGATTTATTACCTCCGAATTTAGGACAATCGGCAACCGTAATCGAGCTTTTACCTGCCCATAAATCTTATCAATGGGTAACTTATATTCCTACCCAAAAACGGGGGATTTATCATTGGATGGGAGTTAAATTAAGAACCGCAACACCATTAGGATTATTTTGGTGTAGTCGAGAACGAAAAGTTCCTGCAAGTGCCATTGTTTATCCGTTAGTTTTACCGTTAACCACCTGTCCGTTAATCGATGAAATCGGAAAAGAGTATAATCCCAATATTTATGAACATCGTCAGTTTCAAATGGCAACTGAAGGTGTTACCCGCACCTTAAGACCCTATCGTTATGGTGATCCCACTCGTTTAATTCATTGGCGTTCTAGTGCGCGATATGGCGAATTACGAGTTCGAGAATTAGAAACCTCCCACGGAGGTCAGGAAATTATTATTGCATTAGATAGTTCTTTTTTCTGGCAACCCGATGATTTTGAACAAGCTGTAATTGCTGCTGCATCCTTATATTTTTATGCCTGTCACAGTCAATTAAATGTTCAGTTATGGACAGCAAAAACCGGATTAGTTTACGGAAATCGAGTCGTTCTTCATACCTTAGCAGATGTTAATCCTGGGGAAGATGTATTTGTTAAAGAACCTCCAAATTATCCGATTATTTGGTTAACTCAAAATCCAGCTTCCTTAAGAACCTTACCTTTGGGAAGTCGATGGTTACTTTGGCCGTCTGATTCTCAATTAACCAGCCAAACTCACGATCAAATACAAAAATTATCCCATTTAGGATTAGAAATTAAGCTTGATCTTTCTCTACAATCTCAACTTCAATCTTCATTAAAATTATCCAATCTTTAG
- a CDS encoding ferredoxin-thioredoxin reductase catalytic domain-containing protein: MTPETNDKLASQKSLIAMKQFSEQYARRTGTYFCAEPSVTAVVIEGLAKHKDELGAPLCPCRHYEDKEAEVKSTFWNCPCVPMRERKECHCMLFLTDDNDFAGDQQAISLEEIEKVRATMV; the protein is encoded by the coding sequence ATGACCCCAGAAACTAACGATAAATTAGCCAGCCAAAAAAGCTTAATCGCAATGAAACAGTTCTCGGAACAGTATGCTAGACGCACGGGAACTTATTTTTGTGCTGAACCCTCCGTTACTGCTGTTGTTATTGAAGGGTTAGCAAAACATAAAGATGAGTTAGGCGCACCTCTTTGTCCTTGTCGTCATTATGAAGATAAAGAAGCTGAGGTCAAAAGCACATTTTGGAATTGTCCCTGTGTTCCTATGCGAGAACGTAAAGAATGTCATTGTATGCTATTCCTAACTGATGATAATGATTTTGCAGGAGATCAGCAAGCAATTTCCCTAGAAGAAATTGAAAAAGTTCGCGCTACGATGGTATAA